Sequence from the Gemmatimonadota bacterium genome:
GATGCAACGGTGGAGGACATCAAGCGTACTTTGCTCGACGAAGCCCGGGCCATACAGTCCGAGGACGAGCACACGTGCCGCCTGATCGGTGAGCACGGCGCCGCTTTGCTCCGCACCGGACAGACGGTACTCACCCATTGCAACGCCGGCGCGCTTGCCACGGCCGGCGCGGGCACGGCCCTCGCGGTAGTGTACCAGGCGCACAGCGAAGGCAAGCGGGTCCACGTGTACGCGGACGAGACGAGACCCGTCCTCCAGGGTGCCAGGCTGACTTCGTGGGAGCTGACCCGGGCGGGCATAGGCGTGACGCTCATATGCGACAGCATGGCTGCCCAGGTCATGAAAGAAGGCCGGATCGACTGCGTGATCGTGGGCGCGGACCGTGTGGCCGCCAACGGCGACGTCGCCAACAAGATCGGCACCTACGGCGTGGCTGTGCTGGCCGACGCGCACGACGTGCCCCTGTACGTGGCGGCGCCTTACTCTTCGATCGACCTGTCCATCGAATCGGGCGCCGGGATCCCGATCGAAGAGCGCGAAGCCGCCGAAGTAAGCCAGGGACCGGGCGGACGCACCGCCCCTGAGGAGGTGGAGGTGTACAATCCCGCATTCGACGTAACCCCGGCCCGTTACGTGTCTGCCATCATCACGGAACGCGGCGTGGCCAGAGCGCCCTACGCCGAGAGTCTCGCCGCACTGTCACACCATGCATGGGAACCGGCCGCCACCGGATAACCGGCCGTCACCGGATAAAGGAGCGTGTACCATACTATGAAGACACCAACGGTTAAGATGGAGGACCTGCAGCGGGACTGGCACGTCGTGGACGCCGAAGGCAAGGTGCTGGGCAGGCTGGCCAGCGAAGTGGCCAAGATCTTGCGCGGCAAGCACAAGCCGATCTTCTCGCCCCACCTGGATACCGGCGACCACGTCATCGTCATCAACGCAGAGAAGGTGGTCCTGACCGGCAAGAAACCCCAGAACAAGATCTATTACCGCCACAGCGGCTATCCCGGCGGCCTGAAAGCCATCAGCTACGAACGCATGGCAGCACGCCACCCGGAGCGCGTGCTGCGCATGGCCATCAAGGGCATGCTGCCGCACAACGCCCTCGGACGTAAGATCTTTCGCAAGCTCCGCGTGTACGCCGGCGCGGAACACCCCCACAGCGCTCAGAAACCGGTCGCGCTGGAACTTTAAAGCTGGAACTTTAAAAAGGAGCGTAACGGAGCATGAATTCGGATACCCATGGACACCACGCGGTGGGCCGGAGGAAGCGGGCCATCGCCAAGGTATGGCTTCGCGCGAAGAAGGATGGCGCCAGTCACCAGGTCAACGACAAGCCGCTGATCGACTACTTCGACCGGCCCGGTCTCGTCGCCGCGATCGAGGAACCCCTGGTGCTCACCGAAATGAACGACCAGGTCGTCGTGTTCGCGCGGACCTTCGGCGGAGGCAAGACCGGTCAGGCCGGGGCGTTGAGACTCGGCATCGCGCGGGCGCTGAAGGACATGGACGAAGGCCTGCACGCGCCGCTGCGCGAAGCGGGCATGCTGACGCGGGATTCACGCATCAAGGAACGCAAGAAGTACGGACTGGCCGGCGCACGCAAGCGGTTCCAGTTCTCTAAGCGTTAATTTACCGGACGCAGGCCTGACCGCCTGCCAGACAAGGAGATCAGTACCGCCTATGGGGATTCCGACTATTCAGGAACTGCTCGGCGCGGGCGTTCACTTCGGTCACCAGACCCGACGCTGGAACCCGAAGATGAAGGAGTTCATATTCGCCGAGCGCAACAACATCTACATCATCGACCTGAAGAAGACGCTCAGCCAGATCGAAATCGCGTATGACGCCGTACGCAAGGCCGTCGAGAACGGGCAGTCCGTCCTCTTCGTGGGCACGAAGAAGCAGGCCAGGCCCATCATCATCGAAATGGCGCAGCGGTGTGGCATGTTCTACGTCGCGGAACGCTGGCTCGGCGGCATGTTGACGAACTTCCAGACCATCCAGACCAGCGTCAAGCGCCTGGAAGAACTCGAGAAAATGAAAGAGCACGGCACCATGGAGGCGCTCACGAAAAAAGAGGCCGCAAGCCTGGAGAAGGAGCGGGAGCGCCTGCAGAAAGTACTGGGCGGCATCCGCGAAATGCGCGACCTGCCCGGCGTTATTTTCGTGGTGGACGCCCGCAAGGAACGGATCGCCGTCGCGGAGGCGAACACCCTGGAGATCCCCATCGTCAGCATCCTGGATACGAACTGCGACCCCGATCTGATCGATTATCCCATACCCGGGAACGACGACGCCCTCCGGTCCATCAGCCTCATCACGGAAGTCGTCGCGAGCGCCGCGGAGGAAGGGCTGCGAAATTCCGGACGTCCAGTACCCGGGGACGAGGCACCGGTCGAAGAGGTTGAAGTGGTCGAAGCGGTCGAAGAGCAGCAGGCCTGAAGCGGAAACATGGCCGGGGAAAGGCGGCCGTAGCGGATGATCGGAACCGATCGTGTCCGAGCAGGTCCGAGCAGGTCCGAGCAGGTCCGAGCAGGTCCGAGCAGGTCCGAGCATGACCGCTAGATTTCATACGATTTCATGACTATATCAGCCAGTGACGTAAAGACGTTGAGAAGCCAGACCGGCGCCGGAATGATGGACTGCAAGCGGGCCCTCGTAGAGACCGAAGGCAGTATCGAGAAAGCCGTCACGCTCCTGCGTGAGAAAGGCATCATGGCGGCGTCCAAGAAGAGTGCCCGGGAGGCGAAAGAAGGCATCATCCATACCTATATCCATCCAGGCAGCCGCATCGCCACCATGGTCGAGATCAATTGCGAGACCGATTTCGTCGCGCGGAACGAGGCCTTCCAGACCCTGGCCCGCGATATCGCCATGCAGGTGGCGGCCACCCGCCCCCTCGCCGTGGACCGGGACCAGATCGAGGAAGCCGTCCTGGAACAGGAACGGGAGATCTACCGGAACCAGGCGCGGAACGAGGGCAAGCCGGATCATATCGTCGATCGGATCGTCCAGGGTAAAATAGAGAAATTCAACCAGGAAAACTGCCTCCTGGAACAGCCGTTCATACGGGATACCGACAAGACGGTGCGGGACCTGATCACGGAGGCTGTGGCCACGCTGGGCGAGAACATCATGGTAAGACGGTTCGTCCGGTACGAGCTGGGCGGAGAATAACCCCCCGAACAACCTTGCCGGCAGGAACGCAACCGGTTTTCCGATGACAGAGAGGTGTATCGTGGAAGCGAAAGAGATCATCAAGGAAACCAGCCGAAAGATGGACCAGTCCGTCGAGGTGCTGCGCATGGAACTCGCCGGGGTCCGGGCCGGCCGGGCCAATCCGGCCCTGCTGGACAACATCCAGGTGGAAGCCTACGGGACCATGACCCCCATCAACCAGGTCGCCACCGTCAACACGCCGGACGCCCGAACGATCTCGATACAGCCGTGGGACAAGCAGATGGTCCCCGAAATCATCCGTGCCATCCAGACCTCCGACCTGGGACTCATGCCGAATTCCGATGGCAATGCCATCCACCTGCCGGTTCCTGCGCTGACCGAAGAGCGAAGGCTCGAATACGTTAAACTGATCAAGAAACTGGGCGAGGACGGCAAGATCGGCATCCGA
This genomic interval carries:
- the mtnA gene encoding S-methyl-5-thioribose-1-phosphate isomerase → MDFKTIRWDSDDGVLVLLDQTRLPGEVVYTRCRDIASVAEAIRRLSVRGAPAIGVAAAFGVVVGVQHSRAADFASFSREVDEAAELLAATRPTAVNLFWALERMRRTVRENEDATVEDIKRTLLDEARAIQSEDEHTCRLIGEHGAALLRTGQTVLTHCNAGALATAGAGTALAVVYQAHSEGKRVHVYADETRPVLQGARLTSWELTRAGIGVTLICDSMAAQVMKEGRIDCVIVGADRVAANGDVANKIGTYGVAVLADAHDVPLYVAAPYSSIDLSIESGAGIPIEEREAAEVSQGPGGRTAPEEVEVYNPAFDVTPARYVSAIITERGVARAPYAESLAALSHHAWEPAATG
- the rplM gene encoding 50S ribosomal protein L13; translated protein: MKTPTVKMEDLQRDWHVVDAEGKVLGRLASEVAKILRGKHKPIFSPHLDTGDHVIVINAEKVVLTGKKPQNKIYYRHSGYPGGLKAISYERMAARHPERVLRMAIKGMLPHNALGRKIFRKLRVYAGAEHPHSAQKPVALEL
- the rpsI gene encoding 30S ribosomal protein S9; its protein translation is MNSDTHGHHAVGRRKRAIAKVWLRAKKDGASHQVNDKPLIDYFDRPGLVAAIEEPLVLTEMNDQVVVFARTFGGGKTGQAGALRLGIARALKDMDEGLHAPLREAGMLTRDSRIKERKKYGLAGARKRFQFSKR
- the rpsB gene encoding 30S ribosomal protein S2; the encoded protein is MGIPTIQELLGAGVHFGHQTRRWNPKMKEFIFAERNNIYIIDLKKTLSQIEIAYDAVRKAVENGQSVLFVGTKKQARPIIIEMAQRCGMFYVAERWLGGMLTNFQTIQTSVKRLEELEKMKEHGTMEALTKKEAASLEKERERLQKVLGGIREMRDLPGVIFVVDARKERIAVAEANTLEIPIVSILDTNCDPDLIDYPIPGNDDALRSISLITEVVASAAEEGLRNSGRPVPGDEAPVEEVEVVEAVEEQQA
- the tsf gene encoding translation elongation factor Ts, which codes for MTISASDVKTLRSQTGAGMMDCKRALVETEGSIEKAVTLLREKGIMAASKKSAREAKEGIIHTYIHPGSRIATMVEINCETDFVARNEAFQTLARDIAMQVAATRPLAVDRDQIEEAVLEQEREIYRNQARNEGKPDHIVDRIVQGKIEKFNQENCLLEQPFIRDTDKTVRDLITEAVATLGENIMVRRFVRYELGGE
- the frr gene encoding ribosome recycling factor, with product MTERCIVEAKEIIKETSRKMDQSVEVLRMELAGVRAGRANPALLDNIQVEAYGTMTPINQVATVNTPDARTISIQPWDKQMVPEIIRAIQTSDLGLMPNSDGNAIHLPVPALTEERRLEYVKLIKKLGEDGKIGIRNVRREMNERIKAEEKAHRLSEDESKRHQKTIQDLTDQHTSSIDSAISVKEQEILEI